A genome region from Calditerricola satsumensis includes the following:
- the dnaI gene encoding primosomal protein DnaI has protein sequence MRTIGELLAKWRAHDREVAKRREALVRHPDVAAFLAAHPEVPDAAIDRSLATLAQFVREQENCRRCPGLESCPNMMKGHVTELVLHGERIVPALKPCSLYAAEERRRQQQARFRSHHIPADVRAARFTENTIFDQYNREAIAAAIRFCQRFQPGESPMGLYFYGPFGVGKSHLMAALANELAAMGYDSLMVYVPLFLQEMRDAVKDGTFSAKLEEVCAVPVLILDDIGAETPSPWARDEVLGVVLHHRVAHNRPTLYTSNLSYDELEEALAAVGGTAADRTKAKRIMERIRHYTEAYFLDGPNRRKRNKETGRPA, from the coding sequence ATGCGAACGATCGGCGAGCTTTTGGCCAAGTGGCGCGCACACGACCGGGAAGTGGCCAAGCGGCGGGAAGCGCTGGTGCGACACCCCGACGTGGCCGCGTTTTTGGCCGCGCATCCGGAGGTGCCCGATGCGGCCATCGACCGCAGCCTGGCCACGCTGGCCCAGTTCGTGCGCGAACAGGAGAATTGCCGCCGGTGCCCCGGACTGGAAAGCTGTCCCAACATGATGAAGGGCCACGTCACAGAGCTCGTCCTGCACGGCGAGCGCATCGTGCCGGCGCTCAAGCCCTGTTCCCTCTACGCAGCCGAAGAGCGGCGGCGCCAGCAGCAAGCCCGGTTTCGCAGCCACCACATTCCCGCCGATGTGCGGGCGGCCCGATTTACGGAGAACACCATTTTCGATCAATACAACCGCGAGGCGATCGCGGCGGCGATTCGCTTCTGCCAGCGGTTTCAGCCGGGGGAAAGCCCGATGGGCCTTTATTTTTACGGGCCCTTTGGCGTGGGGAAAAGCCACCTGATGGCCGCCCTGGCCAACGAGCTGGCCGCGATGGGCTACGATTCGCTCATGGTGTACGTGCCCCTGTTTCTGCAGGAAATGCGCGACGCCGTGAAGGACGGCACCTTTTCGGCCAAGCTGGAGGAGGTGTGCGCTGTCCCCGTCCTCATCCTCGACGACATCGGGGCCGAGACGCCGTCGCCGTGGGCGCGCGACGAGGTGCTGGGCGTGGTGCTCCACCACCGCGTGGCCCACAACCGGCCGACGCTGTACACCTCCAACCTGAGCTACGACGAGCTGGAGGAGGCCCTCGCCGCCGTGGGCGGCACCGCCGCCGACCGCACGAAGGCGAAGCGGATCATGGAGCGCATCCGGCACTACACCGAGGCTTATTTCCTCGACGGGCCCAATCGCCGCAAGCGAAACAAAGAGACGGGTCGCCCGGCCTAA